Proteins from one Juglans microcarpa x Juglans regia isolate MS1-56 chromosome 1S, Jm3101_v1.0, whole genome shotgun sequence genomic window:
- the LOC121246909 gene encoding uncharacterized protein LOC121246909 has translation MASSQLERKHDKDTSGQNPNEKLGDVMSHSFGEGYATRSDDEGFGGIYGGNQSFSQSHTEQNKHIHENHPAYDKTQGSEVKEKEKARHQTSAKS, from the exons ATGGCTAGCAGCCAACTTGAGCGTAAGCATGACAAGGACACCTCCGGCCAGAACCCAAATGAGAAACTTGG GGACGTGATGTCTCATTCGTTTGGCGAGGGGTATGCCACCAGATCGGATGACGAAGGATTTGGAGGGATATATGGAGGGAACCAGTCTTTTTCACAGTCACACACCGAGCAGAACAAGCATATCCATGAAAATCACCCTG CTTATGACAAGACGCAGGGAAGCGAAgtgaaggagaaggaaaaggCACGACACCAGACCAGCGCAAAGTCGTAG